One Brassica napus cultivar Da-Ae chromosome A5, Da-Ae, whole genome shotgun sequence DNA window includes the following coding sequences:
- the LOC106451952 gene encoding zinc finger protein BRUTUS isoform X2, giving the protein MATPLPDFEAARGGGGGVASSSTTVLTSSVPSSAASTFTEDAEEISPILIFLFFHKAVCSELESLHRLALEFATGHHVDLRLLRERYRFLRSIYKHHCNAEDEVIFSALDIRVKNVAQTYSLEHQGEGTLFDHLFELLNSATEIDESYRRELASSTGALKTSVSQHLAKEQKQVFPLLIEKFKHEEQAYIVWRFLCSIPVNMLAVFLPWLASSISIDESKEMQMCLSKIVPGEKLLQQVIFTWLGGKSDTMASRGVEDSSFQCCLDSSSSMLPCKTSRAQCPCEGSKAGKRKYPELTEYEAPDAPMHPIDEIKIWHKSINKEMKEIADEARKIQLSGDFSDLSAFDERLQYIAEVCIFHSLAEDKIIFPAVDGEFSFSEEHDEEENQFNEFRCLIEKIKSAGASSTSAAEFYTKLCSHADQIMETIQRHFHNEEIQVLPLARKNFSFKRQQEILYQSLCIMPLRLIERVLPWLTASLTEDEAKNFLKNLQAGAPKSDAALVTLFSGWACKGRKAGECLSPKANGSCPAKTLSNIEEVYLQSCNACVSLPCPSRSIKACCQHQDKRPAKRTVVSSCGQNATPHSSEVANGNGRSCCVPDLGVNSDCLGLGSLPAAKSMRSSSLNSAAPALNSSLFGWEMDSNSFDTGHAERPVATIFKFHKAISKDLEFLDVESGKLIDCDETFIRQFIGRFHLLWGFYKAHSNAEDDILFPALESKETLHNVSHSYTLDHKHEEKLFGDIYSVLTELSVLHEKLQTDSMVEDTTQTDIVQADIDSGDCKKKYNELATKLQGMCKSIKITLDQHIFLEELELWPLFDKHFSIQEQDKIVGRIIGTTGAEVLQSMLPWVTSALSEDEQNRMMDTWKQATKNTMFDEWLNECWKGSPDSSSMERAKPSLHRDNDHQEVLDQTGQLFKPGWKDIFRMNQNELEAEIRKVYQDTTLDPRRKDYLVQNWRTSRWIAAQQKLPKETETALNGDVALGCFPSFRDPEKQIFGCEHYKRNCKLRAACCGQLFTCRFCHDKVSDHSMDRKLVTEMLCMRCLKVQPCGPICTTPSCEGFPMAKHYCSICKLFDDERAVYHCPFCNLCRVGEGLGIDYFHCMTCNCCLGMKLVNHKCLEKSLETNCPICCEFLFTSSEAVRALPCGHYMHSACFQAYTCSHYTCPICGKSLGDMAVYFGMLDALLAAEELPEEYKDRCQDILCNDCERKGTTRFHWLYHKCGTCGSYNTRVIRSETTTVPDCSTSS; this is encoded by the exons ATGGCGACGCCGTTGCCGGACTTTGAGGCGGCGAGAGGTGGCGGAGGAGGAGTAGcgtcttcatcaaccacggtgCTTACGAGCAGCGTACCTTCTTCTGCGGCGAGTACGTTCACGGAGGACGCGGAGGAGATTTCTCCGATCCTGATTTTCCTATTCTTTCACAAGGCGGTATGCAGTGAGCTCGAATCGCTTCATAGGCTGGCGCTTGAGTTTGCTACAGGTCACCATGTTGATCTCCGTCTCCTCCGTGAACGGTATCGGTTCCTTAGATCCATCTATAAGCATCACTGCAATGCCGAGGACGAG GTGATCTTTTCAGCTCTTGACATACGCGTGAAGAACGTAGCGCAGACGTATTCTCTTGAGCACCAAGGTGAAGGCACCCTCTTCGATCATCTTTTTGAGCTGCTGAATTCCGCCACGGAGATTGATGAGAGTTATCGGAGGGAGTTGGCTAGCAGTACTGGAGCACTTAAGACATCTGTTAGCCAGCACTTGGCTAAAGAACAGAAACAG GTGTTCCCGTTACTTATTGAGAAATTTAAGCACGAGGAGCAAGCTTACATAGTCTGGAGGTTTCTCTGCAGCATTCCTGTGAATATGCTTGCCGTGTTTCTTCCGTGGCTGGCTTCCTCTATTTCAATAGATGAAAGCAAGGAGATGCAGATGTGCTTGAGCAAGATAGTTCCTGGCGAAAAGCTCCTTCAGCAG GTTATTTTCACCTGGTTGGGAGGGAAAAGCGATACTATGGCTTCGCGTGGTGTAGAGGATTCTTCGTTCCAGTGTTGTCTAGATTCTTCTAGCAGCATGCTTCCGTGCAAAACTAGTAGAGCACAGTGCCCATGTGAGGGATCCAAGGCCGGGAAGAGAAAGTACCCGGAGCTTACTGAGTATGAAGCTCCTGATGCTCCTATGCACCCAATTGATGAGATAAAAATTTGGCACAAGTCAATCAACAAGGAGATGAAGGAAATAGCTGATGAGGCTAGGAAAATTCAGCTGTCTGGAGATTTTTCGGATTTATCTGCATTTGATGAACGCTTGCAGTATATTGCTGAAGTATGCATCTTTCACAG TCTTGCAGAGGACAAGATCATATTTCCAGCAGTAGATGGGGAGTTTTCATTTTCCGAGGAGCACGATGAAGAAGAAAACCAGTTTAACGAGTTCCGGTGCTTAattgaaaaaatcaaaagtgCTGGAGCCTCTTCTACTTCTGCTGCTGAATTTTACACCAAGCTGTGCTCACATGCGGATCAAATAATGGAAACTATTCAAAGGCACTTCCACAACGAGGAAATTCAG GTGCTGCCCCTTGCACGAAAGAACTTCAGCTTTAAAAGACAACAAGAGATTCTCTACCAAAGCCTGTGCATAATGCCCTTAAGATTAATTGAACGTGTTTTGCCATGGTTGACTGCATCGTTAACAGAAGATGAAGCAAAGAATTTTCTGAAGAATTTGCAAGCTGGAG CACCTAAATCGGATGCTGCTCTCGTTACTCTTTTCTCTGGTTGGGCATGCAAAGGACGCAAAGCGGGGGAATGCTTGTCTCCAAAGGCGAATGGTTCATGCCCTGCTAAAACACTAAGCAACATTGAAGAAGTCTACCTTCAGTCATGTAATGCTTGTGTGTCTTTGCCATGCCCGAGTAGGAGTATAAAAGCGTGTTGCCAGCATCAGGATAAAAGGCCAGCTAAGCGAACTGTTGTGTCGTCTTGTGGACAAAATGCCACCCCTCACTCTTCAGAAGTCGCAAATGGAAATGGCAGGTCATGCTGTGTTCCGGATCTCGGAGTTAACAGTGATTGTCTGGGACTTGGTTCCCTTCCAGCAGCTAAATCTATGAGATCTTCTTCGCTAAACTCTGCTGCGCCCGCTCTTAATTCTAGCCTCTTTGGTTGGGAAATGGATAGCAACAGCTTTGATACTGGACATGCCGAGCGGCCAGTTGCTACAATATTCAAGTTTCACAAGGCCATAAGCAAAGATCTGGAGTTTCTTGATGTAGAATCTGGAAAGCTCATTGATTGCGATGAAACGTTTATTCGTCAGTTCATAGGTCGATTTCACCTACTCTGGGGTTTCTACAAGGCTCATAGTAATGCAGAAGATGATATCCTCTTTCCAGCTTTGGAGTCGAAGGAGACGCTTCACAATGTCAGCCACTCTTACACGCTCGACCATAAACATGAGGAAAAGTTGTTTGGAGATATTTACAGTGTTCTTACTGAGCTTTCAGTTCTTCATGAGAAGTTACAGACTGATTCTATGGTGGAGGACACAACTCAAACTGACATTGTTCAGGCTGATATTGACAGTGGTGACTGCAAGAAGAAGTACAACGAACTGGCTACAAAGCTTCAAGGGATGTGCAAATCCATTAAGATCACACTGGATCAACATATATTCTTGGAGGAACTGGAGCTCTGGCCTCTATTTGACAAACATTTCTCCATTCAAGAGCAAGACAAGATTGTGGGTCGTATAATCGGGACAACGGGTGCTGAAGTTCTTCAATCCATGTTGCCATGGGTGACTTCCGCACTTTCTGAAGATGAGCAAAACAGAATGATGGATACATGGAAGCAGGCAACCAAGAACACAATGTTCGATGAATGGCTCAACGAATGCTGGAAAGGATCACCCGACTCATCCTCAATGGAAAGAGCCAAACCTAGTCTACACAGAG atAATGATCATCAAGAAGTCTTGGACCAAACTGGTCAACTTTTTAAGCCGGGTTGGAAAGATATTTTCCGCATGAATCAGAACGAACTAGAGGCTGAAATCAGGAAGGTTTATCAGGACACAACACTTGATCCAAGGAGAAAAGATTATCTAGTACAAAATTGGAGGACCAG TCGATGGATAGCGGCTCAGCAAAAGTTACCCAAGGAAACAGAAACTGCTTTAAATGGTGATGTTGCACTTGGATGTTTCCCGTCTTTTAGAGATCCCGAGAAGCAGATATTTGGATGCGAGCATTACAAGCGTAACTGCAAGCTTCGGGCTGCTTGTTGTGGTCAGTTGTTCACTTGTAGGTTTTGCCATGACAAAGTAAGCGACCACTCCATGGATAG AAAATTGGTGACGGAAATGCTCTGCATGCGGTGCCTGAAGGTGCAACCTTGTGGCCCCATTTGCACAACGCCTTCATGCGAAGGATTCCCAATGGCAAAGCACTATTGCAGCATTTGCAAACTTTTCGATGATGAAAG AGCTGTTTACCATTGTCCATTCTGCAACCTTTGCCGGGTCGGTGAGGGATTAGGAATTGATTATTTCCATTGCATGACATGTAACTGTTGCCTGGGGATGAAGTTAGTAAACCACAAGTGTCTGGAGAAAAGCCTCGAGACGAATTGCCCCATATGCTGTGAATTTCTTTTCACTTCGAGTGAAGCAGTCAGAGCCTTACCATGTGGTCACTACATGCACTCAGCTTGCTTCCAG GCTTACACTTGCAGCCACTACACATGTCCAATCTGTGGAAAATCACTAGGAGATATGGCG GTTTATTTCGGTATGCTTGATGCACTGTTAGCAGCAGAAGAACTTCCAGAAGAATACAAAGATCGCTGTCAG GACATTCTATGTAATGACTGTGAACGCAAAGGAACGACACGGTTCCATTGGTTGTACCATAAATGCGGCACCTGCGGTTCTTACAACACCCGTGTGATCAGATCAGAAACAACAACCGTCCCAGACTGCTCAACCTCATCCTGA
- the LOC106451952 gene encoding zinc finger protein BRUTUS isoform X1 — MATPLPDFEAARGGGGGVASSSTTVLTSSVPSSAASTFTEDAEEISPILIFLFFHKAVCSELESLHRLALEFATGHHVDLRLLRERYRFLRSIYKHHCNAEDEVIFSALDIRVKNVAQTYSLEHQGEGTLFDHLFELLNSATEIDESYRRELASSTGALKTSVSQHLAKEQKQVFPLLIEKFKHEEQAYIVWRFLCSIPVNMLAVFLPWLASSISIDESKEMQMCLSKIVPGEKLLQQVIFTWLGGKSDTMASRGVEDSSFQCCLDSSSSMLPCKTSRAQCPCEGSKAGKRKYPELTEYEAPDAPMHPIDEIKIWHKSINKEMKEIADEARKIQLSGDFSDLSAFDERLQYIAEVCIFHRYLFLAEDKIIFPAVDGEFSFSEEHDEEENQFNEFRCLIEKIKSAGASSTSAAEFYTKLCSHADQIMETIQRHFHNEEIQVLPLARKNFSFKRQQEILYQSLCIMPLRLIERVLPWLTASLTEDEAKNFLKNLQAGAPKSDAALVTLFSGWACKGRKAGECLSPKANGSCPAKTLSNIEEVYLQSCNACVSLPCPSRSIKACCQHQDKRPAKRTVVSSCGQNATPHSSEVANGNGRSCCVPDLGVNSDCLGLGSLPAAKSMRSSSLNSAAPALNSSLFGWEMDSNSFDTGHAERPVATIFKFHKAISKDLEFLDVESGKLIDCDETFIRQFIGRFHLLWGFYKAHSNAEDDILFPALESKETLHNVSHSYTLDHKHEEKLFGDIYSVLTELSVLHEKLQTDSMVEDTTQTDIVQADIDSGDCKKKYNELATKLQGMCKSIKITLDQHIFLEELELWPLFDKHFSIQEQDKIVGRIIGTTGAEVLQSMLPWVTSALSEDEQNRMMDTWKQATKNTMFDEWLNECWKGSPDSSSMERAKPSLHRDNDHQEVLDQTGQLFKPGWKDIFRMNQNELEAEIRKVYQDTTLDPRRKDYLVQNWRTSRWIAAQQKLPKETETALNGDVALGCFPSFRDPEKQIFGCEHYKRNCKLRAACCGQLFTCRFCHDKVSDHSMDRKLVTEMLCMRCLKVQPCGPICTTPSCEGFPMAKHYCSICKLFDDERAVYHCPFCNLCRVGEGLGIDYFHCMTCNCCLGMKLVNHKCLEKSLETNCPICCEFLFTSSEAVRALPCGHYMHSACFQAYTCSHYTCPICGKSLGDMAVYFGMLDALLAAEELPEEYKDRCQDILCNDCERKGTTRFHWLYHKCGTCGSYNTRVIRSETTTVPDCSTSS; from the exons ATGGCGACGCCGTTGCCGGACTTTGAGGCGGCGAGAGGTGGCGGAGGAGGAGTAGcgtcttcatcaaccacggtgCTTACGAGCAGCGTACCTTCTTCTGCGGCGAGTACGTTCACGGAGGACGCGGAGGAGATTTCTCCGATCCTGATTTTCCTATTCTTTCACAAGGCGGTATGCAGTGAGCTCGAATCGCTTCATAGGCTGGCGCTTGAGTTTGCTACAGGTCACCATGTTGATCTCCGTCTCCTCCGTGAACGGTATCGGTTCCTTAGATCCATCTATAAGCATCACTGCAATGCCGAGGACGAG GTGATCTTTTCAGCTCTTGACATACGCGTGAAGAACGTAGCGCAGACGTATTCTCTTGAGCACCAAGGTGAAGGCACCCTCTTCGATCATCTTTTTGAGCTGCTGAATTCCGCCACGGAGATTGATGAGAGTTATCGGAGGGAGTTGGCTAGCAGTACTGGAGCACTTAAGACATCTGTTAGCCAGCACTTGGCTAAAGAACAGAAACAG GTGTTCCCGTTACTTATTGAGAAATTTAAGCACGAGGAGCAAGCTTACATAGTCTGGAGGTTTCTCTGCAGCATTCCTGTGAATATGCTTGCCGTGTTTCTTCCGTGGCTGGCTTCCTCTATTTCAATAGATGAAAGCAAGGAGATGCAGATGTGCTTGAGCAAGATAGTTCCTGGCGAAAAGCTCCTTCAGCAG GTTATTTTCACCTGGTTGGGAGGGAAAAGCGATACTATGGCTTCGCGTGGTGTAGAGGATTCTTCGTTCCAGTGTTGTCTAGATTCTTCTAGCAGCATGCTTCCGTGCAAAACTAGTAGAGCACAGTGCCCATGTGAGGGATCCAAGGCCGGGAAGAGAAAGTACCCGGAGCTTACTGAGTATGAAGCTCCTGATGCTCCTATGCACCCAATTGATGAGATAAAAATTTGGCACAAGTCAATCAACAAGGAGATGAAGGAAATAGCTGATGAGGCTAGGAAAATTCAGCTGTCTGGAGATTTTTCGGATTTATCTGCATTTGATGAACGCTTGCAGTATATTGCTGAAGTATGCATCTTTCACAGGTATTTATT TCTTGCAGAGGACAAGATCATATTTCCAGCAGTAGATGGGGAGTTTTCATTTTCCGAGGAGCACGATGAAGAAGAAAACCAGTTTAACGAGTTCCGGTGCTTAattgaaaaaatcaaaagtgCTGGAGCCTCTTCTACTTCTGCTGCTGAATTTTACACCAAGCTGTGCTCACATGCGGATCAAATAATGGAAACTATTCAAAGGCACTTCCACAACGAGGAAATTCAG GTGCTGCCCCTTGCACGAAAGAACTTCAGCTTTAAAAGACAACAAGAGATTCTCTACCAAAGCCTGTGCATAATGCCCTTAAGATTAATTGAACGTGTTTTGCCATGGTTGACTGCATCGTTAACAGAAGATGAAGCAAAGAATTTTCTGAAGAATTTGCAAGCTGGAG CACCTAAATCGGATGCTGCTCTCGTTACTCTTTTCTCTGGTTGGGCATGCAAAGGACGCAAAGCGGGGGAATGCTTGTCTCCAAAGGCGAATGGTTCATGCCCTGCTAAAACACTAAGCAACATTGAAGAAGTCTACCTTCAGTCATGTAATGCTTGTGTGTCTTTGCCATGCCCGAGTAGGAGTATAAAAGCGTGTTGCCAGCATCAGGATAAAAGGCCAGCTAAGCGAACTGTTGTGTCGTCTTGTGGACAAAATGCCACCCCTCACTCTTCAGAAGTCGCAAATGGAAATGGCAGGTCATGCTGTGTTCCGGATCTCGGAGTTAACAGTGATTGTCTGGGACTTGGTTCCCTTCCAGCAGCTAAATCTATGAGATCTTCTTCGCTAAACTCTGCTGCGCCCGCTCTTAATTCTAGCCTCTTTGGTTGGGAAATGGATAGCAACAGCTTTGATACTGGACATGCCGAGCGGCCAGTTGCTACAATATTCAAGTTTCACAAGGCCATAAGCAAAGATCTGGAGTTTCTTGATGTAGAATCTGGAAAGCTCATTGATTGCGATGAAACGTTTATTCGTCAGTTCATAGGTCGATTTCACCTACTCTGGGGTTTCTACAAGGCTCATAGTAATGCAGAAGATGATATCCTCTTTCCAGCTTTGGAGTCGAAGGAGACGCTTCACAATGTCAGCCACTCTTACACGCTCGACCATAAACATGAGGAAAAGTTGTTTGGAGATATTTACAGTGTTCTTACTGAGCTTTCAGTTCTTCATGAGAAGTTACAGACTGATTCTATGGTGGAGGACACAACTCAAACTGACATTGTTCAGGCTGATATTGACAGTGGTGACTGCAAGAAGAAGTACAACGAACTGGCTACAAAGCTTCAAGGGATGTGCAAATCCATTAAGATCACACTGGATCAACATATATTCTTGGAGGAACTGGAGCTCTGGCCTCTATTTGACAAACATTTCTCCATTCAAGAGCAAGACAAGATTGTGGGTCGTATAATCGGGACAACGGGTGCTGAAGTTCTTCAATCCATGTTGCCATGGGTGACTTCCGCACTTTCTGAAGATGAGCAAAACAGAATGATGGATACATGGAAGCAGGCAACCAAGAACACAATGTTCGATGAATGGCTCAACGAATGCTGGAAAGGATCACCCGACTCATCCTCAATGGAAAGAGCCAAACCTAGTCTACACAGAG atAATGATCATCAAGAAGTCTTGGACCAAACTGGTCAACTTTTTAAGCCGGGTTGGAAAGATATTTTCCGCATGAATCAGAACGAACTAGAGGCTGAAATCAGGAAGGTTTATCAGGACACAACACTTGATCCAAGGAGAAAAGATTATCTAGTACAAAATTGGAGGACCAG TCGATGGATAGCGGCTCAGCAAAAGTTACCCAAGGAAACAGAAACTGCTTTAAATGGTGATGTTGCACTTGGATGTTTCCCGTCTTTTAGAGATCCCGAGAAGCAGATATTTGGATGCGAGCATTACAAGCGTAACTGCAAGCTTCGGGCTGCTTGTTGTGGTCAGTTGTTCACTTGTAGGTTTTGCCATGACAAAGTAAGCGACCACTCCATGGATAG AAAATTGGTGACGGAAATGCTCTGCATGCGGTGCCTGAAGGTGCAACCTTGTGGCCCCATTTGCACAACGCCTTCATGCGAAGGATTCCCAATGGCAAAGCACTATTGCAGCATTTGCAAACTTTTCGATGATGAAAG AGCTGTTTACCATTGTCCATTCTGCAACCTTTGCCGGGTCGGTGAGGGATTAGGAATTGATTATTTCCATTGCATGACATGTAACTGTTGCCTGGGGATGAAGTTAGTAAACCACAAGTGTCTGGAGAAAAGCCTCGAGACGAATTGCCCCATATGCTGTGAATTTCTTTTCACTTCGAGTGAAGCAGTCAGAGCCTTACCATGTGGTCACTACATGCACTCAGCTTGCTTCCAG GCTTACACTTGCAGCCACTACACATGTCCAATCTGTGGAAAATCACTAGGAGATATGGCG GTTTATTTCGGTATGCTTGATGCACTGTTAGCAGCAGAAGAACTTCCAGAAGAATACAAAGATCGCTGTCAG GACATTCTATGTAATGACTGTGAACGCAAAGGAACGACACGGTTCCATTGGTTGTACCATAAATGCGGCACCTGCGGTTCTTACAACACCCGTGTGATCAGATCAGAAACAACAACCGTCCCAGACTGCTCAACCTCATCCTGA